The genome window TGTTTGAGCGGCCTCCATCATTTTGGGCGCATGAACTGGTGCGGCGCGGCTTCACCCTGGCGGTGAGGTTTGGCGCGAAACCCTATGAAGTAGAAATCGCCGCCGTCAAAACGCCGACCGAACATTGGGCGGCGTTCAAACGGGAATTTGAATCACAGACCTTCCCGGCTGCTTCGCTGCTTGAATCAAACGGCGTCCATGCAGCAGTGCGAAATGCCTCCAGCGAGAGCCTTTGGCATGACGGCGACCGGTTGTATGCGCTCAACGCCGACGCCGCGCCTGTTCGTTTGCGGGTTGAATTTGAGTCAGACGAAGAACGCCATTTTGACGTATTCTTCGGCGACTTAAAGTTGCGCTATGCGGGTTGCAGACAAACAAGCCCTTCCCGCGTTCATACGTGGCATTCCGTTTCGTTTTCGCCTGGAGGGCGCGAGCTCTCGCTGGTGAACGGCGGCGACGGCATTGCGGGAACCTGGCGGCTGATTGCGGAACCCATCGCCCGCGAAGACTACACCCTCGAACTCGCCTTCGACCATTATCAACGCTACCGTTTCGTTTCACAAATTCTTCCTCATATCGCGCCGGACGCAAAACGAATTCTTGACGTCGGCGGCGCGTTGGGGCGCTTGCCGTTGTTTTTCCCTGATGCGGAAATCGAAGTAATTGATTGTTCGTGGGAAGACGCGCCCTGGGCGCGCATCTATGACGGCTCTCGTTTGCCCTATGACGACGCTTCGTTTGACGCGGTGGTGTCGATTGACACGCTTGAGCATGTCCCGCCGCAACAACGGGAACCGTTTCTACAAGAAGTGGCGCGGGTGTCTCGCGATGCGGTTTTGATCTGCGGGCCGTTCCATGATCCTGACGTGATCCAGGCGGAAGCCGCGCTGCGCGACTTCGCCGAGACGCAATTGGAACTCAATGACCGCTTTCTGCATGAACACGCCGAGTATGAATTGCCTCCGGTTTCTCTGGTCAGCGAAGAGTTGACTGATCTGGGGTATTCAGTGATGGGATTGCCCAACGGGTATTTGCCGCGTTGGCTGGCGATGCAATGCGCGGAGTTTATTCTCGGCAAGTCGCCCGAGTCGGCTGGCGCGAAGGCCCGCGTCAATAAACTCTATAACGCGAACTATTATGATTTCGATAATTGCACCCCGGCCTATCGCATTGCCGTCATCGCCACCCGCGAGCCGCTGCCGGATGATGCGAAACGCTCGTTGTCTTCCTTGATTTCCCGGGGCGGTTCAAACGACGGCGGGATGTGGAACATCGCCAACCTGGCGGCGTCGATTGGACAGTTCCGCTTAGTCCATGAGCAAGAGTCTCACTTGCGCCAGCGCAGCATGCAACAAGACCAACTTCTTAAACATATTCAGAATCTAGAAGAGTCGCTGCATCGTTCGCAAACCCGCAACGAGAATTTACATGAGCATACAGAAAACCTCGACCAGCTGCTGAAAGAACTGCATACGCACATGCGTCAACAAGACGCGAGCGTAAAAGCGTTAATTGCCCAACAAGATGTGAGCGCTAAAGCACTAATCACACAGCAAGACGCGAGCGCTAAAGCACTAATTGCCCGACAAGACGCCGGACATATTAGCCATATCAAGAATTTGGAACACGCAAAAAACGAAACCGTAAAACACGCGGAAAACCTTGAGCAGCACGCGAAAAACGTCGAGCAACACGCGAAATATACCGAGCAACTTTTGGCGGACCAACAAAAGCACGCTTCAAACCTGCAAGCCATGTTGCAAAACATGGAGGGGCTTGTTCAGCAAAAGGGCGAAGAAACCACCGAGCGGGATGCGTACATTCAGTCATTGCGCGAGCGCGTAATTCAACTGGCCAGCAAGTCGCTTTCGATTGCCGCGAGCGATGCGAGTTCGAGCCGGTCGGAGATCGAGATTGCGCTAACCAGTTTGATCTCGATTGTTTCAGAACTCGGCGGTGACAACGGCGGCTTATCGGACGCGCTGAACTCGCTGCTGCATCAAGTGGGCGGCGCCTTAGAAGAACGAGACAACTTGCGCGAGCGTCTCGAAAGTTATCAGCGGTCGCGTCGCTATCGCTTTTTACGTCGTCTCGGTTTGGCGCCGAAGTTGGAGGACAGTCCGGCTGAATGAGAGTCCTTCAAGTCATCCATGATTTTTTGCCAAACCATCAAGCCGGCTCTGAATTATATTGTTACCACTTGAGCAAAGCATTGCAGCGCCGGGGCCATGATGTCTCTCTGTTTTATAGTGAGATTGACCATGAACGCGCTGCATTTTCGACGCGGCGCGGCGAGTTTGACGGCCTGCCTTTCGTCGAAATTGTTAACAACCATTCCTATCAGTCATTTCAGGAAACCTATCTCAATCCAGTCGTTGAACGCGCGTTTGGCGACTATTTAGATGAATGGGCGCCCGACGTGGTACATTTTCATCACCTGCATTCGTTATCGTATGGTTGCATTGACGCGTGCTATCAGCGCCGCTTGCCGATAGTGTTTACGCTGCATGACTATTGGCTGACCTGTCCGCGCGGCGGCGGGCAGCGCTTTCGCGGCGAAGGCATGGTCTGCCATGAGGTCGATCCGTCTTTGTGCGCGCAGTGCGTATCTCGTTATGCGTATTCGCTGAGCGGCGCGTCCCGCTGGATCAAGCGCATTCTGAACCGGCTCGATCATCCTAGCGATCCGACCTTGTTGCCGAAGATGCAGCGCGGCAAGATCAATGCGCAACAAAAGAACTTTGTCGCTCCAGGAACGCTGACCGTCGGCGATCAGGCGCGCGAGGCGCTGTTCGCGCACCCGCCCGCCTCTATCGCGATTCGCTGCAAGACGCCGTTTGCGTCGCAACTGTTGTTTTCGATTGCGATGGACCCGAGCACCTACGATCAAAGCGGCGCCGGAGTGTTGTTTCGCATTCGTAAAAACGGCGAGACGATTTTTGAGCGCTCGCTTCACGCAAAAATAAATTCGGATGATCGCGGTTGGCATGATGAGTCGCTTCTGCTTGAGGCGTCCGCAAAATCCTACACGCTGACTTTCGAGACAGAGGCCCATTCCAGCGACAGTAATGAATTTTGCGCGGCGGCGTGGGGCGAGCCGCGATTGGTTTCAACCCAACCGCAGCAATACGCGCCTAGTTTGACTGCGCAATTTCGGGCGTGGGGTGAATCGGTCTTAGGGCGAATGCAAGGCGCCCGCTTGCGTTCACAGGTAGAGGCGCGGCGCAGCAAGACGCTGGCTCTGTTTGAACAGATTGATTTGTTTGTCGCTCCTTCGCCGTTTTTGCGAAAAACATTTATTGATTATGGAATGCCGGAAGAGAAGATCGTGTTTTCTGATTACGGTATTGCCGATCTTGGATACCAGCCAGCGGCGACGCCGCCTCAGCGCCCCATTCGCTTTACCTATGTTGGCACCTTGGTCGAACATAAGGGCGTCCATGTGCTGATCGAGGCCTTCAATCGCTTGCCGCGCGACGGAGCCATTTTGAATGTGTTTGGCTCGATGGATGAATTCACCGGCTACGTGAAGCGCATCCAAAATTTAATCGCTCACCCCGGCGTTCGCTTGCGGGGCAGGGCGGAGAACAAAGACGTTCCTGGAATCCTCTCGGAAACAGATGCGCTCATTGTCCCCTCAATCTGGTTTGAGAATTCACCAATCACCATCCATGAAGCGTTTTTGGCGCGCGTCCCGGTGATTACCTCTAACTTTGGCGGCATGGCTGACTTGGTGCAGGACGGAAAAAATGGATTGCTGTTTGACGTCGGCGACGTTGAAGCGCTGTCTGCCTGTTTGCAGCGTTGCGTGGATGATCCGCAACTGCTCGAACGATTGAAACCAAACCCTGCGTCCGTCAAAACGCTTGACGACGACGGGAAATGGATGGAAGAACAATATCAGATTATCCAGCGAAGGAAAGAAGAAACTCCCGCGTAATCCCTTGGCGTTTTGTGGAGAGAGTGAATACAATACTCGACGGTGCTCATGCGAGGATGGCGGAATTGGTAGACGCGCTAGATTTAGGATCTAGTGGCCTAGGCCGTGAGGGTTCGAGTCCCTTTCCTCGTATTTTCCCGCTTCATATAAAAATTTGGCAATCAGTATAATTGTTCTCTTTAACGTGAATCGAGCCGCTCGCGTACTGCCTTGTTTAATTGCAACGGCGTGAACGGTTTTTGTAAGAGATGAACGCCTTCGTTAACCGTCCCGTTATGGACCACGGCGTTTGCGGTATAGCCGGAAATAAACAATACCGGCAAATCCGGTTGTTTCAGCAAAAGCGCGTCGGCTAACTCTCTCCCGCTCATATAGGGCAAGACTACATCGCTTAATAATAAATCGATCCGAATCTCAGACGTCTGAAATGCCTCAATCGCTTCATCCGATTGGCGGGCGGCAATGACGTTGTATCCATTTTCTTTTAAAGTTTCAAAAATGAATTCGCACGCGGCGGAGTCATCTTCGACCAGTAAAATCGTTTCGCATCCGCGTTTTATTTCAGGGATTGTTGATGCTGCCTGAGTCGGCTCTGCAATGTGGTTGGAGCGTTTGAAATAGAGTTTAAATATGGTCCCTTTTTCTAATTCACTATAGACTGAAATATGGCCGTGGTTTTGTTTGACGACGCCATACACGGTTGAGAGACCCAGCCCGGTGCCTTTTTCAGGATTCTTTGTGGTGAAAAACGGTTCAAAAATATGGGGAAGCGATTGGCTGTCAATGCCGGAACCGGTGTCGCTGATTGACAAGAGAATGTAGGCGCCTGGTTCAATGTTGAATTTCCGTTTCGCATACGATTCATCCAGTACGATGTTCGTGGTTTCAATCGTGATCGCTCCGCCTTTCGGCATGGCGTCTCGCGCATTCAAGGTCAAATTTAAGACGATTTGCTCCATTTGGCTTGGATCAAATGTGATTAAACCCAGGTCAGGTTCCAAATATAAATGTAGCAAAACTGTTTCACCCCAAAAACGCTTGAGCATTTTTTCACTTTGCTGCAATAGTTCATTTAAGTTGAATTCTTTTGGTTGAATCATTTCTTTGCGGCTGAATGCGAGCAGCTGCCGGGTGACGGCCGCCGCTTGTTCGCCGGCATGGATGATCTGGTCTAAATCAGATTGTATGGGATGGTCTTTATCGAGGCGCTCTTTGGCGAGTTCGCCATAGCCGGTCACGACCAGCATTAGATTGTTAAAGTCGTGGGCAACGCCGCCGGCAAGTTGCCCGATGGCTTCCAACTTTTGCGCTTGAAGCAGTTGTCCTTCCAGTTCGGTTTCGCGGGTGGCGTCGCGCATGACGGCGACAAAACTCACCATCGCATGATT of Candidatus Hinthialibacter antarcticus contains these proteins:
- a CDS encoding methyltransferase domain-containing protein; protein product: MAKTKARKPNQPTQPTHPLDRLYNKGYFHGETSGYGKEGYAEERPDRSALIQAVKQYVRDSARWLDVGCAYGFQIEEAAKAGFDACGVDISSYALGQYKNGAKSAAQAVAEQLPYVNGSVDVVSAFDLVEHLHDPAAFIDEAERVLSTSGVLLIATPDPIYFKRPEPTHVFERPPSFWAHELVRRGFTLAVRFGAKPYEVEIAAVKTPTEHWAAFKREFESQTFPAASLLESNGVHAAVRNASSESLWHDGDRLYALNADAAPVRLRVEFESDEERHFDVFFGDLKLRYAGCRQTSPSRVHTWHSVSFSPGGRELSLVNGGDGIAGTWRLIAEPIAREDYTLELAFDHYQRYRFVSQILPHIAPDAKRILDVGGALGRLPLFFPDAEIEVIDCSWEDAPWARIYDGSRLPYDDASFDAVVSIDTLEHVPPQQREPFLQEVARVSRDAVLICGPFHDPDVIQAEAALRDFAETQLELNDRFLHEHAEYELPPVSLVSEELTDLGYSVMGLPNGYLPRWLAMQCAEFILGKSPESAGAKARVNKLYNANYYDFDNCTPAYRIAVIATREPLPDDAKRSLSSLISRGGSNDGGMWNIANLAASIGQFRLVHEQESHLRQRSMQQDQLLKHIQNLEESLHRSQTRNENLHEHTENLDQLLKELHTHMRQQDASVKALIAQQDVSAKALITQQDASAKALIARQDAGHISHIKNLEHAKNETVKHAENLEQHAKNVEQHAKYTEQLLADQQKHASNLQAMLQNMEGLVQQKGEETTERDAYIQSLRERVIQLASKSLSIAASDASSSRSEIEIALTSLISIVSELGGDNGGLSDALNSLLHQVGGALEERDNLRERLESYQRSRRYRFLRRLGLAPKLEDSPAE
- a CDS encoding glycosyltransferase, producing MRVLQVIHDFLPNHQAGSELYCYHLSKALQRRGHDVSLFYSEIDHERAAFSTRRGEFDGLPFVEIVNNHSYQSFQETYLNPVVERAFGDYLDEWAPDVVHFHHLHSLSYGCIDACYQRRLPIVFTLHDYWLTCPRGGGQRFRGEGMVCHEVDPSLCAQCVSRYAYSLSGASRWIKRILNRLDHPSDPTLLPKMQRGKINAQQKNFVAPGTLTVGDQAREALFAHPPASIAIRCKTPFASQLLFSIAMDPSTYDQSGAGVLFRIRKNGETIFERSLHAKINSDDRGWHDESLLLEASAKSYTLTFETEAHSSDSNEFCAAAWGEPRLVSTQPQQYAPSLTAQFRAWGESVLGRMQGARLRSQVEARRSKTLALFEQIDLFVAPSPFLRKTFIDYGMPEEKIVFSDYGIADLGYQPAATPPQRPIRFTYVGTLVEHKGVHVLIEAFNRLPRDGAILNVFGSMDEFTGYVKRIQNLIAHPGVRLRGRAENKDVPGILSETDALIVPSIWFENSPITIHEAFLARVPVITSNFGGMADLVQDGKNGLLFDVGDVEALSACLQRCVDDPQLLERLKPNPASVKTLDDDGKWMEEQYQIIQRRKEETPA
- a CDS encoding PAS domain S-box protein, coding for MFFTILPVLTASQQFKKRYYLIGLAISIVLCLIIFYYQSSNFWRSTETLIIVSICLVLISESFFSISQRFRKTVQDLEESQAMLKSVVRAAPVGIGSVNNRVINWSNERLSEMLGYSKSELHNHNARFLYPSEEEYIRVGAIKHPQVENHGIGTVETQWKRKDGSIFDLLLSSSALNPANLSDGMVFTALDISEFKSALQQNAMLVKAIEHAAESVLITNTDGEIQYVNEAFETTTGYSKNEALGQTPHILYSDKHSDEFHENIWNTLRNGQMWKDRIFSKRKDGKTFPCDLTVSPVFDDNHAMVSFVAVMRDATRETELEGQLLQAQKLEAIGQLAGGVAHDFNNLMLVVTGYGELAKERLDKDHPIQSDLDQIIHAGEQAAAVTRQLLAFSRKEMIQPKEFNLNELLQQSEKMLKRFWGETVLLHLYLEPDLGLITFDPSQMEQIVLNLTLNARDAMPKGGAITIETTNIVLDESYAKRKFNIEPGAYILLSISDTGSGIDSQSLPHIFEPFFTTKNPEKGTGLGLSTVYGVVKQNHGHISVYSELEKGTIFKLYFKRSNHIAEPTQAASTIPEIKRGCETILLVEDDSAACEFIFETLKENGYNVIAARQSDEAIEAFQTSEIRIDLLLSDVVLPYMSGRELADALLLKQPDLPVLFISGYTANAVVHNGTVNEGVHLLQKPFTPLQLNKAVRERLDSR